The proteins below are encoded in one region of Apium graveolens cultivar Ventura chromosome 4, ASM990537v1, whole genome shotgun sequence:
- the LOC141717984 gene encoding glucan endo-1,3-beta-glucosidase 6-like, with product MMILPSTDSSQCPLKGPIDAYLFSLIDEDSKSIQPVSLEDSGIAANVSYAFENADCTSLVYGTSCANLDQCGNISFSFNSYYQQNNQLETACYGHRVMTVSPHYDKYKDAWDTQVAYCLGKYWIKNLWTYY from the exons ATGATGATTCTTCCCTCAACTGACAGTTCTCAATGTCCTTTGAAAG GGCCTATAGATGCTTATTTATTCAGCCTTATAGACGAGGATTCAAAGAGCATTCAACCAG TAAGTCTTGAGGATTCGGGAATTGCAGCTAACGTAAGCTACGCTTTTGAAAATGCAGATTGTACTAGCCTAGTATACGGAACATCTTGTGCAAATCTCGACCAATGTGGGAACATTTCATTTTCTTTCAACAGTTACTACCAACAGAACAACCAGCTCGAGACTGCCT GCTATGGGCATCGCGTCATGACAGTCTCCCCGCATTATGACAAGTATAAAGATGCTTGGGATACACAAGTTGCCTATT GTTTGGGGAAATACTGGATCAAAAATCTATGGACCTATTACTAG